A single genomic interval of Nitratidesulfovibrio sp. SRB-5 harbors:
- a CDS encoding hybrid sensor histidine kinase/response regulator: MPFHPLKGSIRKKLALLILMSALPTLVLIVALGLQARNTAIEDATQGLQGFVRSAAETQARATTATRLLMENLSRVPDVQRADIATCTRIFVNVLRINQQRYSALHLVDLDGNIMATGGTSSGLNFANVKHFRDALKTRGFVVGEYQLGVSLGVPVLPFGCPVIGPDGKISAVLLASVLLSSYGDQFAEMRFPQDSFFGVSDHQGVRLFRFPETGELPIGRPIHGSVFTAARADGEEGLVEDMGSDGVLRMVAFRKIRTAPDAPPYMYMFAGTPKATIHARALEILWRDLGILLLMVVLTLGSGWFLGGRNVGRRLEELAAAATRIGAGDLDTRVEPERGVTEIDILARSFNEMAQALERDRVERVRTEAELREARSQSEIANHAKSLFLANMSHELRTPLNGLLGMLQLIKGNEDANERDAYLDLAQRSGRRLTDLLGDLLDLSRIEAGGMRIQSRPFTLTSTFAALAETFSPMHQSKRVPLILACAPEIPPVLVGDEVHLRQILFNLVGNAMKFTEKGEVRLEVFPLPPMPSGEVRLLFIVTDTGIGIPDDKLDHIVRPFAQVEESYTRSHQGAGLGLAIVRNLVLAMGGTLQFDSLVGEGTTVCMTMPFRLTDQTTHIAPQQDTPVGTVHGGLRILLAEDDEVSRLCARRLLEQMGHEVTTTANGAQALDALRAKRFDCVLMDVQMDVMDGVEATRRIRDGASGVLNARIPVIAMTAYAMAGDREKFLAQGMDGYVSKPVMSAELAAAIAGAVEPRKLA, encoded by the coding sequence ATGCCGTTTCATCCGCTGAAAGGGTCCATTCGCAAGAAACTTGCGCTGTTGATCCTCATGTCCGCGCTGCCCACACTGGTCCTTATCGTGGCTCTCGGGTTGCAGGCCAGAAACACGGCCATCGAAGATGCCACACAAGGATTGCAAGGCTTTGTCCGCTCCGCCGCCGAAACCCAGGCGCGGGCCACCACGGCCACCCGCCTGCTCATGGAAAACCTGTCCCGCGTGCCCGATGTACAGCGCGCCGACATAGCGACCTGCACGCGCATCTTCGTGAATGTGCTCAGGATCAATCAGCAGCGCTATTCCGCCCTGCACCTTGTTGATCTTGATGGCAACATCATGGCCACCGGCGGGACATCGAGCGGGCTCAACTTTGCCAACGTGAAGCATTTCCGGGATGCGCTGAAGACAAGGGGCTTCGTCGTGGGCGAGTATCAGCTCGGGGTCAGCCTGGGCGTTCCCGTCCTTCCCTTCGGTTGCCCGGTGATCGGGCCGGACGGCAAAATCAGCGCGGTATTGCTGGCCAGCGTCCTTCTGAGCAGCTATGGCGACCAGTTCGCCGAAATGCGCTTTCCGCAGGATTCCTTCTTCGGCGTCAGCGACCATCAAGGGGTGCGCCTGTTCCGCTTTCCCGAAACCGGCGAACTGCCCATCGGCCGCCCCATACACGGCTCCGTGTTCACCGCCGCACGGGCCGACGGCGAGGAAGGCCTTGTGGAAGACATGGGATCGGACGGGGTGCTGCGCATGGTGGCCTTTCGGAAAATCCGCACCGCTCCGGATGCCCCGCCCTACATGTACATGTTCGCGGGGACTCCCAAGGCAACAATCCACGCCCGGGCACTGGAAATACTGTGGCGCGACCTGGGCATCCTGCTGCTGATGGTGGTGCTTACGCTGGGCAGCGGCTGGTTTCTCGGCGGACGCAACGTGGGCCGCAGGCTGGAAGAGCTTGCCGCCGCGGCGACGCGCATAGGCGCTGGTGATCTGGACACGCGCGTCGAGCCGGAGCGAGGGGTTACCGAAATCGACATCCTGGCTCGCTCGTTCAATGAAATGGCCCAGGCGCTGGAACGGGACAGGGTGGAGCGCGTCCGCACCGAGGCCGAACTGCGCGAGGCCAGAAGCCAATCGGAAATCGCGAACCATGCCAAAAGCCTGTTTCTGGCGAACATGAGCCATGAACTGCGCACCCCTCTCAATGGCCTGCTGGGCATGTTGCAACTCATCAAGGGTAACGAGGATGCCAACGAAAGGGATGCATACCTGGATCTTGCCCAGCGTTCCGGGCGTCGCCTGACGGACCTGCTGGGCGATCTGCTGGATCTGTCGCGCATAGAGGCTGGGGGCATGCGCATCCAAAGCAGGCCCTTCACCCTGACCAGTACCTTCGCGGCCCTGGCGGAAACGTTTTCCCCCATGCACCAGAGCAAGCGGGTTCCCCTCATTCTCGCATGCGCGCCGGAAATTCCGCCGGTACTCGTGGGGGACGAGGTTCATTTGCGGCAAATACTGTTCAATCTCGTGGGCAACGCCATGAAGTTCACCGAAAAGGGCGAGGTCCGCCTTGAGGTCTTTCCGTTGCCCCCCATGCCCAGCGGCGAAGTACGGCTGCTGTTCATCGTCACCGATACCGGCATCGGCATTCCGGACGACAAGCTGGACCACATCGTCCGGCCCTTTGCGCAGGTGGAGGAAAGTTACACCCGGTCCCATCAGGGGGCGGGCCTTGGCCTGGCCATCGTGCGCAATCTTGTGCTCGCCATGGGTGGCACCCTGCAATTCGACAGCCTGGTGGGAGAGGGAACCACCGTTTGCATGACCATGCCCTTCAGACTGACCGATCAGACGACGCACATCGCGCCGCAGCAGGATACCCCCGTCGGTACGGTCCACGGAGGACTGCGCATCCTGCTGGCCGAGGACGACGAGGTGAGCCGCCTGTGCGCCCGGCGGCTGCTGGAACAGATGGGGCATGAGGTGACAACCACGGCCAACGGCGCCCAGGCGCTGGATGCCCTGCGCGCCAAGCGCTTCGACTGCGTGCTCATGGACGTGCAGATGGACGTGATGGACGGCGTGGAAGCCACGCGGCGGATACGCGACGGCGCTTCCGGGGTGCTGAATGCGCGGATTCCGGTCATCGCCATGACCGCCTATGCCATGGCGGGCGACAGGGAAAAGTTTCTGGCCCAAGGCATGGACGGATACGTGTCGAAGCCGGTCATGTCCGCCGAACTCGCCGCCGCCATCGCCGGTGCCGTGGAGCCGCGCAAGCTGGCCTGA
- a CDS encoding cation diffusion facilitator family transporter produces the protein MQPHDYETALREKNAAALSSVLAAVLLTALKLVVGLSTNSLGILSEAAHSGLDLVAAAVTWFAVRISSRPPDARHPYGHGKVENLSALVETLLLLVTCGWIVWEAMHRLFVEPEIVVPSVWGLGVMGVSIVVDISRSRMLRRVAKKYNSQALEADALHFSTDIWSSAVVIVGLLALLGADLLPEGSALRPVLERADAVAALAVCVIVVHVSLGLGRRAVDALLDGGDAGLAGRIEATVNAQPGVVRVERIRLRESGPHAFVDMTIIVAAGLSLDAAHEITRQAEAAVHEVAPGADVTIHFEPQQAGERGVLDRIRCVAAAHALPVHAVEVIETQAEVDAPHDLMVELHVELEGRMPLADAHARVTAFEESLRAELGPLHVATHIEPAQDTLGASPTAPSRLMESPRIQAAVQAAADMEPGVCDCHHMHVRRQGEDISLSFHCRMAPETPVTEAHRVSAALEARLRASLPELHRVVVHMEPVGE, from the coding sequence ATGCAACCCCACGATTACGAAACCGCCCTGCGCGAAAAGAATGCCGCCGCGTTGTCCTCGGTGCTGGCCGCCGTGCTGCTGACCGCGCTCAAGCTGGTGGTGGGCCTGTCCACCAACAGCCTGGGCATCCTGTCGGAAGCGGCCCACAGCGGCCTGGACCTGGTGGCCGCCGCCGTCACGTGGTTCGCGGTGCGCATCTCCTCCCGCCCGCCCGACGCGCGCCATCCCTATGGGCACGGCAAGGTCGAAAACCTTTCCGCCCTGGTGGAAACGCTGCTGTTGCTGGTCACTTGCGGATGGATCGTGTGGGAGGCCATGCACCGGCTGTTCGTGGAGCCGGAAATCGTGGTGCCGTCGGTATGGGGCCTTGGGGTAATGGGCGTGTCCATCGTGGTGGACATCTCCCGCTCGCGCATGCTGCGCCGCGTGGCCAAGAAATACAACAGCCAGGCCCTGGAGGCCGACGCGCTGCACTTCTCCACCGACATCTGGTCATCCGCCGTGGTCATCGTGGGCCTGCTGGCCCTGCTGGGGGCGGATCTGTTGCCGGAAGGCTCGGCCCTGCGCCCCGTGCTGGAACGCGCCGACGCCGTGGCAGCCCTTGCGGTGTGCGTCATCGTGGTGCACGTCAGTCTGGGGCTTGGCCGCCGCGCCGTGGATGCCCTGCTGGACGGCGGCGACGCGGGCCTTGCCGGGCGCATAGAGGCCACAGTGAACGCCCAGCCCGGCGTGGTGCGGGTGGAACGCATCCGCCTGCGCGAAAGCGGGCCGCACGCCTTCGTGGACATGACCATCATCGTGGCGGCAGGGTTGTCACTGGACGCGGCCCACGAGATCACCCGGCAGGCGGAGGCAGCCGTGCACGAGGTGGCCCCCGGCGCGGACGTGACCATCCATTTCGAGCCGCAACAGGCCGGGGAGCGGGGCGTGCTGGATCGCATCCGTTGCGTGGCCGCCGCCCATGCACTACCGGTACACGCAGTGGAAGTCATTGAAACGCAAGCAGAAGTCGACGCCCCGCACGACCTGATGGTGGAACTTCATGTGGAACTTGAAGGGCGCATGCCACTAGCCGACGCGCATGCTCGCGTCACCGCCTTTGAAGAATCGCTGCGTGCCGAACTGGGGCCGCTGCACGTGGCCACGCACATCGAACCCGCACAGGACACGCTGGGCGCCTCTCCAACCGCGCCGTCACGCCTGATGGAATCGCCGCGCATCCAGGCTGCCGTGCAGGCCGCCGCCGACATGGAGCCCGGCGTGTGCGACTGCCACCACATGCACGTCCGCAGACAGGGCGAGGACATCTCCCTCAGCTTTCACTGCCGGATGGCCCCAGAAACCCCGGTCACCGAGGCGCACCGGGTGTCCGCCGCCCTGGAGGCGCGTCTGCGCGCCAGCCTGCCCGAACTGCACCGGGTGGTGGTGCACATGGAGCCGGTGGGGGAATAG
- a CDS encoding DUF1653 domain-containing protein, whose amino-acid sequence MPRNESVNGHGGSGLDKTGQAPDQPGVSEAILPGHAFFRHFKGRYYQVVGEALDTATEGRVVVYRTLYPSGHALFTRPYDEFHGWKDSADGQRVRRFTPVAHADLPDDARAHVIAELRLPSQ is encoded by the coding sequence ATGCCACGGAATGAGAGCGTCAACGGACATGGCGGGAGCGGGCTCGACAAGACCGGCCAAGCCCCGGACCAACCCGGCGTGTCGGAAGCCATCCTTCCCGGGCACGCCTTCTTCCGGCACTTCAAGGGGCGGTATTATCAGGTGGTGGGCGAGGCGCTGGACACGGCCACCGAGGGCAGGGTGGTGGTGTACCGCACCCTGTACCCGTCCGGCCATGCGCTGTTCACCCGCCCGTACGACGAATTCCACGGCTGGAAGGACAGCGCCGACGGCCAGCGCGTGCGCCGGTTCACCCCGGTTGCCCACGCCGACCTGCCCGACGACGCCCGCGCCCATGTTATTGCCGAGCTGCGCTTGCCGTCCCAGTAG
- a CDS encoding lactate utilization protein C, with product MSSTARDRIFARLHAARTTVSPYVPQGGTWQAPMLDKAQRIELLKKRMETVRSEVHVLPEAEWPAKLAELLKAREATTLTYGHDAWFGGTLRSKIKGKGMPRLVPYGENVEAFRDELFGIDVGITSTLGGIAENGTLIVWPTPQEPRLLSLVPTVHVALLKADTIYSTLAEAMREMRWAENMPTNALLISGPSKTADIEMTLAFGVHGPKELIVLVLE from the coding sequence ATGAGTAGCACCGCCCGCGACCGCATCTTCGCGCGCCTGCACGCGGCGCGCACCACCGTTTCGCCCTACGTGCCCCAGGGCGGCACCTGGCAGGCTCCCATGCTGGACAAGGCCCAGCGCATCGAACTGCTGAAAAAGCGCATGGAAACCGTGCGCTCGGAAGTGCACGTGCTGCCCGAGGCGGAATGGCCCGCGAAGCTGGCGGAACTGCTGAAGGCCCGCGAGGCCACGACCCTGACGTACGGCCACGATGCGTGGTTTGGCGGCACCCTGCGTTCCAAGATCAAGGGCAAGGGAATGCCCAGGCTGGTGCCCTACGGCGAAAACGTGGAGGCCTTCCGCGACGAGCTGTTCGGCATCGACGTGGGCATCACCTCGACCCTGGGCGGCATTGCCGAAAACGGCACGCTCATCGTCTGGCCCACGCCGCAGGAACCGCGCCTGCTTTCGCTGGTGCCCACGGTGCATGTGGCGCTGCTGAAGGCCGACACCATCTACAGCACCCTTGCCGAGGCCATGCGCGAAATGCGCTGGGCCGAAAACATGCCCACCAACGCACTGCTCATCTCCGGTCCGTCCAAGACGGCGGACATCGAGATGACCCTGGCGTTCGGGGTGCACGGGCCCAAGGAACTGATCGTGCTGGTGCTGGAATAG